The following are encoded together in the Tripterygium wilfordii isolate XIE 37 chromosome 18, ASM1340144v1, whole genome shotgun sequence genome:
- the LOC119983603 gene encoding transmembrane ascorbate ferrireductase 1, which translates to MALGVKAAPFTFVLHALGIALAVLVLIWNIDFRGGIVWESTNKSLIFNLHPVLMLIGLVIIGGEAIVSYKSLPLKKEVKKLIHLVLHAIALVLGIIGIYAAFKFHNESNIANLYSLHSWLGIGIIVLYGIQWIYGFLVFFFPGGTNGLRRESLPWHVVFGLFVYLLVVANAAIGFLEKLTFLENSGLAKYGTEAILVNFTAVGTILFGAFVVLSVLSQGQAEDEYSYSAI; encoded by the exons ATGGCTCTGGGAGTAAAGGCAGCTCCGTTCACGTTTGTTTTGCACGCGCTAGGGATAGCGCTTGCGGTTCTGGTTTTGATTTGGAACATAGACTTCCGAGGCGGCATAGTCTGGGAATCTACAAACAAATCACTCATCTTCAAT TTGCATCCTGTTTTGATGCTAATTGGCTTGGTAATCATTGGAGGTGAAG CCATTGTTAGTTACAAATCCCTCCCTTTAAAGAAAGAAGTGAAGAAACTAATACATCTGGTTCTCCATGCAATCGCACTAGTACTTGGTATTATTGGCATCTATGCAGCGTTCAAATTTCACAATGAGAGCAATATTGCCAATCTCTACAGCTTACATTCTTGGCTTGGGATTGGTATCATTGTCCTCTATGGTATCCAG TGGATATATGGGTTTCTGGTGTTCTTTTTTCCTGGAGGGACAAATGGACTTCGAAGAGAGTCGCTCCCATGGCACGTGGTGTTCGGGCTGTTTGTGTACTTATTGGTTGTTGCCAATGCTGCCATTGGATTTCTGGAGAAGCTTACGTTCCTGGAGAACTCTGGACTTGCCAAATATGGTACGGAGGCCATCCTTGTGAACTTCACTGCTGTTGGTACTATATTGTTTGGAGCATTTGTGGTGTTATCAGTTCTTTCTCAAGGTCAAGCAGAAGATGAGTATAGCTATTCAGCAATATAG
- the LOC119984446 gene encoding myosin-8 isoform X1 — translation MFKSWRNDKKKIKATFKLQFQATQVPRLKKPALTISLVPEDVGKTTFKLEKAAVEDGTCSWENSIFVNVKLIREQKTGIVHEKIYHFLVSSVSNNQSIRILLFLSLLLVLYNFYEFLQGSSKAGFLGEASIDFADFVAQNEALTVSLPLKFANSGSVLHITIQRMQGDTDQRHIEENGDPTLSQDGSFKDQFRNLLSDEEQNYAEDGQQNAVQNGSFRGSTTSSQDLASSQSNLGQNSEPNKVTVNPAMKKHVHRSSSTDWSLGSASDRSLLDLANSLEENLSTELHEDQDESSERLRSENATLRRQAEMSELELQTLRKQMAKENKRAQDLSRQIITLQEERDALETEIEQFESSQKCINRARSQLQADIEGKNALLEEIRRELEDEKDLNANLKMQLQKTQDSNSELIVAVRDLEGMLRQIDTEISQLSTKIKFSQNIEHVQGKYFISDMNETRDLQALPAREGKDRNSMNGICLLEQQITDLCGELEIQGQHREDLEMHLKQLTQDTEDFKQEKCGISFQLKQERIQGAKTRNELLESLATVKELESHVERLEEKLTQQTQELSESLDSIYELESQVKGLDKELEKQAREFEIDLDAMTQDKIEQEQRAIRAEEALRKTTCKNAVRAEQLQEEFQRLSVEMAGKIDENEKLVTKATTEADELRQQKRTLEEELLNACEELSSQIRSKENVIEQLSSELDEKSKHLTYAQKQEKEREREIQVLKAKIEILTVTNKQYEQESKFRDETQNATESHREKEMMTQRWTREQDELETKYSLAKKEAEKSQEELIVMKSMKDKKEKMVENLLSDVEGIRSQYSVLEHRLLEEKSEKENLRKQILELKDKQQKKEDKSTILEEKLNNGWNKSSDEKESTPTNNEFSLLPCDNEEISQLKVKLKLLEDTVQHYKEGRTGGDFLQKKRKEGKASFERQMETFSEKGLEVSTFNLTELLAEMAVLKEKNISMENELKEMEERYSEISLKFAEVEGERQQLVMTVRNLKNHKKS, via the exons ATGTTCAAGTCCTGGAGGAATGACAAGAAAAAGATCAAAGCCACCTTCAAATTGCAGTTCCAGGCAACTCAG GTGCCCCGATTGAAGAAACCAGCCCTGACCATATCATTGGTGCCAGAGGATGTTGGAAAGACGACATTTAAACTGGAGAAAGCTGCAGTTGAAGATGGAACCTGCTCATGGGAGAATTCCATCTTTGTAAATGTGAAACTCATCAGAGAACAAAAAACAGGGATAGTACATGAGAAAATTTACCATTTCCTAGTTTCATCTGTAAGTAATAATCAGTCTATAAGAATTCTGCTTTTCTTATCCCTCTTGCTGGTTCTCTATAACTTTTATGAGTTCCTGCAGGGATCATCAAAAGCAGGTTTCCTTGGGGAAGCTTCAATTGATTTTGCAGACTTCGTGGCACAAAATGAAGCATTGACCGTCTCTCTGCCCCTTAAATTTGCCAACTCTGGTTCCGTCTTACAT ATTACGATTCAGAGAATGCAGGGAGATACTGATCAAAG ACATATCGAAGAAAATGGAGACCCGACACTTTCCCAAGACGGAAGCTTTAAGGACCAGTTCAGAAATTTGCTTAGTGACGAAGAGCAAAATTATGCTGAG GATGGGCAACAGAATGCTGTACAAAATGGCAGCTTCAGAGGGTCTACCACCAGTAGTCAGGACCTTGCTTCTTCGCAATCAAATCTCGGACAGAACTCTGAGCCTAACAAGGTAACAGTAAATCCGGCAATGAAAAAACATGTGCACCGGAGTTCAAGCACAGATTGGTCACTAGGCTCAGCTTCTGATAGAAGTCTACTGGACTTAGCAAACAGCCTTGAAGAAAACCTCTCAACAGAACTGCATGAGGATCAAGATGAATCTAGCGAAAGACTCAGAAGCGAAAATGCAACTCTGAGGAGGCAAGCAGAAATGTCAGAACTGGAATTACAGACTCTTCGGAAACAAATGGCAAAAGAGAACAAACGAGCACAAGATTTATCAAGGCAAATAATTACTCTTCAAGAAGAGAGGGATGCACTAGAAACAGAAATCGAGCAATTCGAGAGTTCGCAGAAATGTATCAACAGAGCAAGAAGTCAATTGCAAGCTGATATTGAAGGTAAAAATGCTCTTCTAGAAGAAATCAGGAGGGAGCTTGAGGATGAGAAAGACTTGAATGCGAATCTTAAGATGCAACTCCAGAAAACACAAGATTCAAACTCTGAGTTAATTGTTGCAGTAAGAGACCTAGAAGGAATGCTAAGGCAAATAGATACAGAAATATCTCAACTTTCCACCAAGATAAAATTTAGTCAGAATATTGAACATGTTCAAGGAAAATATTTCATCTCGGATATGAATGAGACAAGAGACCTTCAAGCACTGCCCGCGAGGGAAGGGAAGGACCGTAATTCTATGAATGGAATATGTTTACTTGAGCAACAGATTACAGATCTGTGTGGTGAATTGGAGATCCAAGGGCAACATAGAGAAGACTTAGAGATGCATCTCAAACAACTCACCCAAGACACGGAAGATTTTAAACAGGAAAAATGTGGCATCTCTTTCCAGTTAAAACAGGAGCGGATACAAGGAGCAAAGACACGAAATGAATTATTGGAATCTTTGGCCACCGTCAAAGAGCTGGAATCCCACGTAGAGAGATTAGAGGAAAAATTAACTCAGCAAACACAAGAGCTCTCAGAATCTCTGGATTCTATCTATGAACTTGAAAGTCAGGTCAAAGGACTGGATAAAGAACTAGAGAAGCAAGCAAGggaatttgaaattgatttagATGCCATGACGCAAGACAAAATTGAGCAGGAACAGAGAGCCATTCGTGCAGAAGAGGCCTTAAGGAAGACAACGTGCAAAAATGCAGTTAGAGCAGAGCAGCTTCAGGAAGAATTTCAAAGACTTTCTGTGGAAATGGCAGGGAAAATTGACGAGAATGAGAAGCTCGTTACAAAAGCAACAACAGAAGCTGATGAACTTCGTCAGCAGAAAAGAACTCTAGAAGAAGAGCTTCTAAATGCCTGTGAAGAACTATCGAGCCAAATACGTTCAAAAGAAAATGTTATAGAACAGTTATCGTCAGAACTGGATGAGAAGTCCAAGCACCTGACATACGCTCAAAAGCAGGAgaaggaaagggaaagggaaatcCAAGTGCTCAAAGCCAAAATAGAAATTCTCACAGTAACCAATAAGCAGTATGAACAAGAGTCAAAATTCAGAGATGAAACACAGAACGCGACGGAATCACatagagaaaaagaaatgatgACACAAAGATGGACGAGAGAACAGGATGAATTGGAGACAAAATATTCTTTGGCAAAGAAGGAAGCAGAAAAATCACAGGAAGAATTAATCGTCATGAAGTCGATGaaggataaaaaagaaaaaatggttgAGAACCTGTTGTCAGATGTAGAAGGGATAAGATCCCAGTATAGTGTGTTAGAGCACAGGCTGTTGgaagaaaaatcagaaaaagaaaacctgAGGAAACAAATACTTGAATTGAAAGACAAGCAACAGAAGAAGGAAGATAAAAGTACCATTTTAGAGGAGAAGCTCAACAATGGATGGAACAAATCTTCAGATGAAAAAGAATCAACTCCGACAAACAATGAGTTTTCCTTGCTTCCTTGCGATAATGAAGAGATTTCACAGTTGAAGGTAAAACTGAAGTTGCTGGAG GATACCGTACAACATTACAAGGAAGGCAGAACAGGAGGTGATTTTCTTCAGAAAAAGAGGAAAGAGGGCAAAGCGTCATTTGAAAG ACAAATGGAAACTTTCTCGGAGAAAGGGTTGGAAGTATCCACTTTTAACCTTACAGAACTGTTGGCTGAGATGGCAGTTCTAAAGGAAAAGAACATAAGTATGGAAAATGAGTTAAAGGAGATGGAAGAGAGATATTCAGAGATTAGTCTTAAATTCGCAGAGGTTGAAGGTGAAAGACAACAACTTGTCATGACAGTGCGAAACCTCAAAAACCATAAGAAAAGCTAG
- the LOC119984446 gene encoding myosin-8 isoform X3, translating into MFKSWRNDKKKIKATFKLQFQATQVPRLKKPALTISLVPEDVGKTTFKLEKAAVEDGTCSWENSIFVNVKLIREQKTGIVHEKIYHFLVSSGSSKAGFLGEASIDFADFVAQNEALTVSLPLKFANSGSVLHITIQRMQGDTDQRHIEENGDPTLSQDGSFKDQFRNLLSDEEQNYAEDGQQNAVQNGSFRGSTTSSQDLASSQSNLGQNSEPNKVTVNPAMKKHVHRSSSTDWSLGSASDRSLLDLANSLEENLSTELHEDQDESSERLRSENATLRRQAEMSELELQTLRKQMAKENKRAQDLSRQIITLQEERDALETEIEQFESSQKCINRARSQLQADIEGKNALLEEIRRELEDEKDLNANLKMQLQKTQDSNSELIVAVRDLEGMLRQIDTEISQLSTKIKFSQNIEHVQGKYFISDMNETRDLQALPAREGKDRNSMNGICLLEQQITDLCGELEIQGQHREDLEMHLKQLTQDTEDFKQEKCGISFQLKQERIQGAKTRNELLESLATVKELESHVERLEEKLTQQTQELSESLDSIYELESQVKGLDKELEKQAREFEIDLDAMTQDKIEQEQRAIRAEEALRKTTCKNAVRAEQLQEEFQRLSVEMAGKIDENEKLVTKATTEADELRQQKRTLEEELLNACEELSSQIRSKENVIEQLSSELDEKSKHLTYAQKQEKEREREIQVLKAKIEILTVTNKQYEQESKFRDETQNATESHREKEMMTQRWTREQDELETKYSLAKKEAEKSQEELIVMKSMKDKKEKMVENLLSDVEGIRSQYSVLEHRLLEEKSEKENLRKQILELKDKQQKKEDKSTILEEKLNNGWNKSSDEKESTPTNNEFSLLPCDNEEISQLKVKLKLLEDTVQHYKEGRTGGDFLQKKRKEGKASFERQMETFSEKGLEVSTFNLTELLAEMAVLKEKNISMENELKEMEERYSEISLKFAEVEGERQQLVMTVRNLKNHKKS; encoded by the exons ATGTTCAAGTCCTGGAGGAATGACAAGAAAAAGATCAAAGCCACCTTCAAATTGCAGTTCCAGGCAACTCAG GTGCCCCGATTGAAGAAACCAGCCCTGACCATATCATTGGTGCCAGAGGATGTTGGAAAGACGACATTTAAACTGGAGAAAGCTGCAGTTGAAGATGGAACCTGCTCATGGGAGAATTCCATCTTTGTAAATGTGAAACTCATCAGAGAACAAAAAACAGGGATAGTACATGAGAAAATTTACCATTTCCTAGTTTCATCT GGATCATCAAAAGCAGGTTTCCTTGGGGAAGCTTCAATTGATTTTGCAGACTTCGTGGCACAAAATGAAGCATTGACCGTCTCTCTGCCCCTTAAATTTGCCAACTCTGGTTCCGTCTTACAT ATTACGATTCAGAGAATGCAGGGAGATACTGATCAAAG ACATATCGAAGAAAATGGAGACCCGACACTTTCCCAAGACGGAAGCTTTAAGGACCAGTTCAGAAATTTGCTTAGTGACGAAGAGCAAAATTATGCTGAG GATGGGCAACAGAATGCTGTACAAAATGGCAGCTTCAGAGGGTCTACCACCAGTAGTCAGGACCTTGCTTCTTCGCAATCAAATCTCGGACAGAACTCTGAGCCTAACAAGGTAACAGTAAATCCGGCAATGAAAAAACATGTGCACCGGAGTTCAAGCACAGATTGGTCACTAGGCTCAGCTTCTGATAGAAGTCTACTGGACTTAGCAAACAGCCTTGAAGAAAACCTCTCAACAGAACTGCATGAGGATCAAGATGAATCTAGCGAAAGACTCAGAAGCGAAAATGCAACTCTGAGGAGGCAAGCAGAAATGTCAGAACTGGAATTACAGACTCTTCGGAAACAAATGGCAAAAGAGAACAAACGAGCACAAGATTTATCAAGGCAAATAATTACTCTTCAAGAAGAGAGGGATGCACTAGAAACAGAAATCGAGCAATTCGAGAGTTCGCAGAAATGTATCAACAGAGCAAGAAGTCAATTGCAAGCTGATATTGAAGGTAAAAATGCTCTTCTAGAAGAAATCAGGAGGGAGCTTGAGGATGAGAAAGACTTGAATGCGAATCTTAAGATGCAACTCCAGAAAACACAAGATTCAAACTCTGAGTTAATTGTTGCAGTAAGAGACCTAGAAGGAATGCTAAGGCAAATAGATACAGAAATATCTCAACTTTCCACCAAGATAAAATTTAGTCAGAATATTGAACATGTTCAAGGAAAATATTTCATCTCGGATATGAATGAGACAAGAGACCTTCAAGCACTGCCCGCGAGGGAAGGGAAGGACCGTAATTCTATGAATGGAATATGTTTACTTGAGCAACAGATTACAGATCTGTGTGGTGAATTGGAGATCCAAGGGCAACATAGAGAAGACTTAGAGATGCATCTCAAACAACTCACCCAAGACACGGAAGATTTTAAACAGGAAAAATGTGGCATCTCTTTCCAGTTAAAACAGGAGCGGATACAAGGAGCAAAGACACGAAATGAATTATTGGAATCTTTGGCCACCGTCAAAGAGCTGGAATCCCACGTAGAGAGATTAGAGGAAAAATTAACTCAGCAAACACAAGAGCTCTCAGAATCTCTGGATTCTATCTATGAACTTGAAAGTCAGGTCAAAGGACTGGATAAAGAACTAGAGAAGCAAGCAAGggaatttgaaattgatttagATGCCATGACGCAAGACAAAATTGAGCAGGAACAGAGAGCCATTCGTGCAGAAGAGGCCTTAAGGAAGACAACGTGCAAAAATGCAGTTAGAGCAGAGCAGCTTCAGGAAGAATTTCAAAGACTTTCTGTGGAAATGGCAGGGAAAATTGACGAGAATGAGAAGCTCGTTACAAAAGCAACAACAGAAGCTGATGAACTTCGTCAGCAGAAAAGAACTCTAGAAGAAGAGCTTCTAAATGCCTGTGAAGAACTATCGAGCCAAATACGTTCAAAAGAAAATGTTATAGAACAGTTATCGTCAGAACTGGATGAGAAGTCCAAGCACCTGACATACGCTCAAAAGCAGGAgaaggaaagggaaagggaaatcCAAGTGCTCAAAGCCAAAATAGAAATTCTCACAGTAACCAATAAGCAGTATGAACAAGAGTCAAAATTCAGAGATGAAACACAGAACGCGACGGAATCACatagagaaaaagaaatgatgACACAAAGATGGACGAGAGAACAGGATGAATTGGAGACAAAATATTCTTTGGCAAAGAAGGAAGCAGAAAAATCACAGGAAGAATTAATCGTCATGAAGTCGATGaaggataaaaaagaaaaaatggttgAGAACCTGTTGTCAGATGTAGAAGGGATAAGATCCCAGTATAGTGTGTTAGAGCACAGGCTGTTGgaagaaaaatcagaaaaagaaaacctgAGGAAACAAATACTTGAATTGAAAGACAAGCAACAGAAGAAGGAAGATAAAAGTACCATTTTAGAGGAGAAGCTCAACAATGGATGGAACAAATCTTCAGATGAAAAAGAATCAACTCCGACAAACAATGAGTTTTCCTTGCTTCCTTGCGATAATGAAGAGATTTCACAGTTGAAGGTAAAACTGAAGTTGCTGGAG GATACCGTACAACATTACAAGGAAGGCAGAACAGGAGGTGATTTTCTTCAGAAAAAGAGGAAAGAGGGCAAAGCGTCATTTGAAAG ACAAATGGAAACTTTCTCGGAGAAAGGGTTGGAAGTATCCACTTTTAACCTTACAGAACTGTTGGCTGAGATGGCAGTTCTAAAGGAAAAGAACATAAGTATGGAAAATGAGTTAAAGGAGATGGAAGAGAGATATTCAGAGATTAGTCTTAAATTCGCAGAGGTTGAAGGTGAAAGACAACAACTTGTCATGACAGTGCGAAACCTCAAAAACCATAAGAAAAGCTAG
- the LOC119984446 gene encoding myosin-8 isoform X2, giving the protein MFKSWRNDKKKIKATFKLQFQATQVPRLKKPALTISLVPEDVGKTTFKLEKAAVEDGTCSWENSIFVNVKLIREQKTGIVHEKIYHFLVSSVSNNQSIRILLFLSLLLVLYNFYEFLQGSSKAGFLGEASIDFADFVAQNEALTVSLPLKFANSGSVLHITIQRMQGDTDQRHIEENGDPTLSQDGSFKDQFRNLLSDEEQNYAEDGQQNAVQNGSFRGSTTSSQDLASSQSNLGQNSEPNKVTVNPAMKKHVHRSSSTDWSLGSASDRSLLDLANSLEENLSTELHEDQDESSERLRSENATLRRQAEMSELELQTLRKQMAKENKRAQDLSRQIITLQEERDALETEIEQFESSQKCINRARSQLQADIEGKNALLEEIRRELEDEKDLNANLKMQLQKTQDSNSELIVAVRDLEGMLRQIDTEISQLSTKIKFSQNIEHVQGKYFISDMNETRDLQALPAREGKDRNSMNGICLLEQQITDLCGELEIQGQHREDLEMHLKQLTQDTEDFKQEKCGISFQLKQERIQGAKTRNELLESLATVKELESHVERLEEKLTQQTQELSESLDSIYELESQVKGLDKELEKQAREFEIDLDAMTQDKIEQEQRAIRAEEALRKTTCKNAVRAEQLQEEFQRLSVEMAGKIDENEKLVTKATTEADELRQQKRTLEEELLNACEELSSQIRSKENVIEQLSSELDEKSKHLTYAQKQEKEREREIQVLKAKIEILTVTNKQYEQESKFRDETQNATESHREKEMMTQRWTREQDELETKYSLAKKEAEKSQEELIVMKSMKDKKEKMVENLLSDVEGIRSQYSVLEHRLLEEKSEKENLRKQILELKDKQQKKEDKSTILEEKLNNGWNKSSDEKESTPTNNEFSLLPCDNEEISQLKDTVQHYKEGRTGGDFLQKKRKEGKASFERQMETFSEKGLEVSTFNLTELLAEMAVLKEKNISMENELKEMEERYSEISLKFAEVEGERQQLVMTVRNLKNHKKS; this is encoded by the exons ATGTTCAAGTCCTGGAGGAATGACAAGAAAAAGATCAAAGCCACCTTCAAATTGCAGTTCCAGGCAACTCAG GTGCCCCGATTGAAGAAACCAGCCCTGACCATATCATTGGTGCCAGAGGATGTTGGAAAGACGACATTTAAACTGGAGAAAGCTGCAGTTGAAGATGGAACCTGCTCATGGGAGAATTCCATCTTTGTAAATGTGAAACTCATCAGAGAACAAAAAACAGGGATAGTACATGAGAAAATTTACCATTTCCTAGTTTCATCTGTAAGTAATAATCAGTCTATAAGAATTCTGCTTTTCTTATCCCTCTTGCTGGTTCTCTATAACTTTTATGAGTTCCTGCAGGGATCATCAAAAGCAGGTTTCCTTGGGGAAGCTTCAATTGATTTTGCAGACTTCGTGGCACAAAATGAAGCATTGACCGTCTCTCTGCCCCTTAAATTTGCCAACTCTGGTTCCGTCTTACAT ATTACGATTCAGAGAATGCAGGGAGATACTGATCAAAG ACATATCGAAGAAAATGGAGACCCGACACTTTCCCAAGACGGAAGCTTTAAGGACCAGTTCAGAAATTTGCTTAGTGACGAAGAGCAAAATTATGCTGAG GATGGGCAACAGAATGCTGTACAAAATGGCAGCTTCAGAGGGTCTACCACCAGTAGTCAGGACCTTGCTTCTTCGCAATCAAATCTCGGACAGAACTCTGAGCCTAACAAGGTAACAGTAAATCCGGCAATGAAAAAACATGTGCACCGGAGTTCAAGCACAGATTGGTCACTAGGCTCAGCTTCTGATAGAAGTCTACTGGACTTAGCAAACAGCCTTGAAGAAAACCTCTCAACAGAACTGCATGAGGATCAAGATGAATCTAGCGAAAGACTCAGAAGCGAAAATGCAACTCTGAGGAGGCAAGCAGAAATGTCAGAACTGGAATTACAGACTCTTCGGAAACAAATGGCAAAAGAGAACAAACGAGCACAAGATTTATCAAGGCAAATAATTACTCTTCAAGAAGAGAGGGATGCACTAGAAACAGAAATCGAGCAATTCGAGAGTTCGCAGAAATGTATCAACAGAGCAAGAAGTCAATTGCAAGCTGATATTGAAGGTAAAAATGCTCTTCTAGAAGAAATCAGGAGGGAGCTTGAGGATGAGAAAGACTTGAATGCGAATCTTAAGATGCAACTCCAGAAAACACAAGATTCAAACTCTGAGTTAATTGTTGCAGTAAGAGACCTAGAAGGAATGCTAAGGCAAATAGATACAGAAATATCTCAACTTTCCACCAAGATAAAATTTAGTCAGAATATTGAACATGTTCAAGGAAAATATTTCATCTCGGATATGAATGAGACAAGAGACCTTCAAGCACTGCCCGCGAGGGAAGGGAAGGACCGTAATTCTATGAATGGAATATGTTTACTTGAGCAACAGATTACAGATCTGTGTGGTGAATTGGAGATCCAAGGGCAACATAGAGAAGACTTAGAGATGCATCTCAAACAACTCACCCAAGACACGGAAGATTTTAAACAGGAAAAATGTGGCATCTCTTTCCAGTTAAAACAGGAGCGGATACAAGGAGCAAAGACACGAAATGAATTATTGGAATCTTTGGCCACCGTCAAAGAGCTGGAATCCCACGTAGAGAGATTAGAGGAAAAATTAACTCAGCAAACACAAGAGCTCTCAGAATCTCTGGATTCTATCTATGAACTTGAAAGTCAGGTCAAAGGACTGGATAAAGAACTAGAGAAGCAAGCAAGggaatttgaaattgatttagATGCCATGACGCAAGACAAAATTGAGCAGGAACAGAGAGCCATTCGTGCAGAAGAGGCCTTAAGGAAGACAACGTGCAAAAATGCAGTTAGAGCAGAGCAGCTTCAGGAAGAATTTCAAAGACTTTCTGTGGAAATGGCAGGGAAAATTGACGAGAATGAGAAGCTCGTTACAAAAGCAACAACAGAAGCTGATGAACTTCGTCAGCAGAAAAGAACTCTAGAAGAAGAGCTTCTAAATGCCTGTGAAGAACTATCGAGCCAAATACGTTCAAAAGAAAATGTTATAGAACAGTTATCGTCAGAACTGGATGAGAAGTCCAAGCACCTGACATACGCTCAAAAGCAGGAgaaggaaagggaaagggaaatcCAAGTGCTCAAAGCCAAAATAGAAATTCTCACAGTAACCAATAAGCAGTATGAACAAGAGTCAAAATTCAGAGATGAAACACAGAACGCGACGGAATCACatagagaaaaagaaatgatgACACAAAGATGGACGAGAGAACAGGATGAATTGGAGACAAAATATTCTTTGGCAAAGAAGGAAGCAGAAAAATCACAGGAAGAATTAATCGTCATGAAGTCGATGaaggataaaaaagaaaaaatggttgAGAACCTGTTGTCAGATGTAGAAGGGATAAGATCCCAGTATAGTGTGTTAGAGCACAGGCTGTTGgaagaaaaatcagaaaaagaaaacctgAGGAAACAAATACTTGAATTGAAAGACAAGCAACAGAAGAAGGAAGATAAAAGTACCATTTTAGAGGAGAAGCTCAACAATGGATGGAACAAATCTTCAGATGAAAAAGAATCAACTCCGACAAACAATGAGTTTTCCTTGCTTCCTTGCGATAATGAAGAGATTTCACAGTTGAAG GATACCGTACAACATTACAAGGAAGGCAGAACAGGAGGTGATTTTCTTCAGAAAAAGAGGAAAGAGGGCAAAGCGTCATTTGAAAG ACAAATGGAAACTTTCTCGGAGAAAGGGTTGGAAGTATCCACTTTTAACCTTACAGAACTGTTGGCTGAGATGGCAGTTCTAAAGGAAAAGAACATAAGTATGGAAAATGAGTTAAAGGAGATGGAAGAGAGATATTCAGAGATTAGTCTTAAATTCGCAGAGGTTGAAGGTGAAAGACAACAACTTGTCATGACAGTGCGAAACCTCAAAAACCATAAGAAAAGCTAG
- the LOC119984450 gene encoding uncharacterized protein LOC119984450 isoform X2, giving the protein MVRYLEERGRNNVHGHQAHPRMRVLQLPFSQHEHPLRRELDRNSLSEASYILSFPVLASTTGVLCTGVNLQLYIMVYTSNPAYTAAVGVNLTVTSTFCLKHTCERASAKLHFRF; this is encoded by the exons ATGGTAAGATACCTGGAGGAAAGAGGCAGAAACAATGTACACGGTCATCAAGCTCATCCAAGAATGAGGGTGCTTCAACTTCCTTTCAGCCAACATGAACACCCATTGAGAAGAGAGCTAGACAG AAACAGCCTCTCCGAGGCTTCATATATCTTGTCCTTCCCAGTCCTCGCTTCCACCACCGGAGTTTTGTGCACGGGAGTTAACCTTCAGCTTTATATT ATGGTTTATACGTCCAACCCTGCCTACACTGCTGCAGTTGGTGTCAACTTGACAGTCACTTCAACATTTTGTTTGAAGCATACATGTGAACGTGCTTCTGCAA AGTTGCATTTTCGCTTCTGA
- the LOC119984450 gene encoding uncharacterized protein LOC119984450 isoform X1: protein MVRYLEERGRNNVHGHQAHPRMRVLQLPFSQHEHPLRRELDRNSLSEASYILSFPVLASTTGVLCTGVNLQLYIMVYTSNPAYTAAVGVNLTVTSTFCLKHTCERASASKIQRHVFFFPFFFEEKI from the exons ATGGTAAGATACCTGGAGGAAAGAGGCAGAAACAATGTACACGGTCATCAAGCTCATCCAAGAATGAGGGTGCTTCAACTTCCTTTCAGCCAACATGAACACCCATTGAGAAGAGAGCTAGACAG AAACAGCCTCTCCGAGGCTTCATATATCTTGTCCTTCCCAGTCCTCGCTTCCACCACCGGAGTTTTGTGCACGGGAGTTAACCTTCAGCTTTATATT ATGGTTTATACGTCCAACCCTGCCTACACTGCTGCAGTTGGTGTCAACTTGACAGTCACTTCAACATTTTGTTTGAAGCATACATGTGAACGTGCTTCTGCAAGTAAGATCCAACGCcatgtcttttttttcccctttttttttgagGAGAAAATATAA
- the LOC119984450 gene encoding uncharacterized protein LOC119984450 isoform X3 — translation MVRYLEERGRNNVHGHQAHPRMRVLQLPFSQHEHPLRRELDRNSLSEASYILSFPVLASTTGVLCTGVNLQLYILKNSNGFFCIIYWRWFIRPTLPTLLQLVST, via the exons ATGGTAAGATACCTGGAGGAAAGAGGCAGAAACAATGTACACGGTCATCAAGCTCATCCAAGAATGAGGGTGCTTCAACTTCCTTTCAGCCAACATGAACACCCATTGAGAAGAGAGCTAGACAG AAACAGCCTCTCCGAGGCTTCATATATCTTGTCCTTCCCAGTCCTCGCTTCCACCACCGGAGTTTTGTGCACGGGAGTTAACCTTCAGCTTTATATT CTAAAGAACAGTAATGGTTTCTTCTGCATAATTTATTGGAGATGGTTTATACGTCCAACCCTGCCTACACTGCTGCAGTTGGTGTCAACTTGA